A single Calidifontibacter indicus DNA region contains:
- a CDS encoding phosphodiesterase: MFVQRALGAVPGAALAVGAVVTARIRHTKPLHPVGIMGAGRLHIEGGAATEVPLLDEPAEHDVIVRWSRAMGLPPGAADIEGLALRLDLGGVVADVLFASTGDGVISRHALVARRPGQHGCLTTLLPVSTPGGSLLLRLVPSAGPTASGLPVSYELSVGHVGGPWRTVGQLTVDWREEDQKIRFDPVLNQLPGTTQYGWVTALREPAYRAGRSGAS, from the coding sequence GTGTTTGTGCAACGCGCCCTCGGCGCCGTCCCCGGGGCCGCACTCGCGGTGGGCGCGGTGGTCACGGCACGGATCCGGCACACGAAACCGTTGCACCCGGTCGGCATCATGGGCGCGGGCCGATTGCACATCGAGGGCGGCGCCGCCACGGAAGTGCCGCTCCTCGACGAGCCGGCCGAGCACGACGTCATCGTGCGTTGGTCCCGCGCGATGGGACTGCCGCCAGGTGCCGCGGACATCGAAGGGCTGGCGCTTCGCCTGGACCTTGGTGGGGTCGTAGCGGACGTGCTCTTCGCCAGTACCGGCGACGGGGTCATCTCCCGGCATGCGCTCGTTGCCCGCCGGCCCGGACAGCACGGCTGCTTGACCACCCTGCTGCCCGTATCGACCCCGGGCGGGTCCTTGTTGCTGCGGCTGGTCCCGAGTGCCGGCCCGACTGCGTCCGGGCTACCGGTCTCCTACGAACTGTCCGTCGGCCACGTCGGCGGCCCGTGGCGCACGGTGGGGCAGCTCACTGTCGACTGGCGCGAGGAGGACCAGAAGATCCGCTTCGACCCGGTGCTCAATCAGCTGCCCGGAACCACGCAGTACGGCTGGGTCACCGCCCTGCGCGAGCCCGCCTACCGGGCCGGACGCAGCGGCGCTTCCTGA